From a region of the Acomys russatus chromosome 4, mAcoRus1.1, whole genome shotgun sequence genome:
- the Rapsn gene encoding 43 kDa receptor-associated protein of the synapse: protein MGQDQTKQQIEKGLQLYQSNQTEKALQVWMKGLEKGSDLVGRFRVLGCLVTAHSEMGRYKEMLKFAVVQIDTARELEDADLLLESYLNLARSNEKLCEFHKTISYCKTCLGLPGTRAGAQLGGQVSLSMGNAFLGLSLFQKALESFEKALRYAHNNDDTMLECRVCCSLGNFYAQVKDYEKALFFPCKAAELVNDYGKGWSLKYRAMSQYHMAVAYRLLGHLGSAMECCEESMKIALQHGDRPLQALCLLCFADIHRSRGDLETAFPRYDSAMSIMTEIGNRLGQVHVLLGVAKCWLARKVPDKALDAIEKAQDLAEEVGNKLSQLKLHCLSEGIYRSKGLQRELRTHVVRFHECVEETELYCGLCGESIGEKNSRLQALPCSHIFHLRCLQNNGTRSCPNCRRSSMKPGFV, encoded by the exons ATGGGGCAGGACCAGACAAAGCAACAGATCGAAAAAGGACTGCAGCTGTACCAGTCCAACCAGACAGAGAAGGCACTGCAGGTGTggatgaaggggctggagaaaggctCTGACCTCGTGGGCCGCTTCCGGGTGCTAGGCTGTCTGGTAACAGCTCACTCAGAGATGGGCCGCTACAAAGAGATGCTGAAG TTTGCTGTGGTCCAGATTGACACTGCTCGGGAGCTGGAGGATGCTGACCTCCTGCTTGAAAGCTACCTCAACCTGGCACGCAGTAATGAGAAGCTGTGTGAGTTCCACAAAACCATCTCCTACTGCAAGACGTGCCTCGGCCTGCCTGGCACCAGGGCTGGTGCCCAGCTTGGGGGCCAGGTCAGCCTGAGCATGGGCAATGCGTTCCTGGGCCTCAGCCTCTTCCAGAAGGCCCTAGAGAGCTTTGAGAAGGCCCTGCGCTATGCCCACAACAACGATGACACCATGCTGGAGTGCCGGGTCTGCTGCAGCCTGGGTAACTTCTATGCCCAGGTCAAG GACTATGAGAAAGCCCTGTTCTTTCCCTGCAAGGCTGCAGAGCTTGTCAACGACTATGGCAAAGGCTGGAGCCTCAAGTATCGGGCCATGAGCCAGTACCATATGGCTGTGGCCTACCGCCTGCTGGGCCACCTGGGCAGCGCCATGGAATGTTGTGAG GAGTCCATGAAGATTGCTCTGCAGCACGGCGACCGGCCGCTGCAGGCACTCTGTCTGCTCTGCTTTGCTGATATCCACCGGAGCCGTGGGGACCTAGAG ACAGCTTTCCCTAGGTACGACTCTGCTATGAGCATCATGACGGAGATTGGAAACCGCCTGGGGCAGGTGCACGTGCTGCTAGGTGTGGCCAagtgctggctggccaggaaagTGCCGGACAAG GCTTTGGATGCCATCGAGAAAGCCCAGGATCTGGCTGAAGAGGTTGGAAATAAG CTGAGCCAGCTCAAGCTGCACTGCCTGAGTGAGGGCATCTACCGCAGCAAAGGGCTGCAACGTGAGCTGCGCACGCACGTCGTGCGGTTCCACGAGTGTGTGGAGGAGACCGAGCTCTACTGCGGCCTATGCGGCGAGTCCATTGGGGAGAAGAACAGCCGGCTGCAGGCCTTGCCCTGCTCCCATATCTTTCATCTCAG ATGCCTGCAGAACAATGGTACTCGGAGTTGTCCCAACTGCCGTCGCTCCTCCATGAAGCCAGGCTTTGTGTGA